Part of the Numenius arquata chromosome 5, bNumArq3.hap1.1, whole genome shotgun sequence genome is shown below.
GCtcttggcagggggaaatccccGTTTCTAgctctgctgggagcagcagggataATCAAAAAGGCATTACATGGCACTGGAGATGGGGTGCAGCCGCAGAGCCAGGTGCTGCGTCCCGATCCCCACGTGCATCATCATTCCCTTGCATGTTTCCCACTGAAGGAtgggaacacaaaaaaaaacacgTTCTTGGAAAGAACTCCTACATGTACCTGCAGGAGGACATCACCCAACCATCATGCAAGTCCCCACGCTCTGGAAAGCGGCAATGCCAGCCCGGCACAGCCAGTGCAGAACACCTCtaagggattttggggggtttttttagtCATTTTCTCTCGTAGGTTAGAGTTCTGCTCTGCACACAGCTGCACGGGGACAGACTGGCCAAAAAGAGCTGAGCTCTGCATCTGGGCTGCCTCGTCacctgcaggagaagggctgcagcagagggaattaagccagcagcttttttttttgtgtggaaatggtaaaaacaaagaaggaaagaaaatagcctAGACAGTATGGAAACGAGCCACTCCCACAAGAGCACAACCTGGTTTTCCCAACAGTTCTGTCACTTCGGTTGCTTGCAGAGACCGGGGAGATGGAGTTTGTGCTCTGCAGAGGCAGGTAAAGGACCGCACTCCAGATTTCACATCCTCCCTTGCCACcgctccagcagagctggcaaCAGGGACCCTGGACCAGTACAATGTGCCCTAAACAAGGATGCACTTCCTGTCCCACATGGCTACGGCTCTAAGAGCATCACCACTGCCAAAGTGGCCAGAGAAAGTCATGGCAGACACCAGTCTGAAGCCCAAGGTGATTTACAGTAAGCGGCACAGCTGAAACGCACGTGGCCTACGCCAGCTCTCGCCTGACACAGACATGTCAAGCATGCTGGAAGCCTGCCCACCACCAGAGAGCACCTCAGCACGTTTCAAAGGCTGAGCAATCGGCTAGCAAGTGAGAAAGACGCTCTACAGCGCAGGAAGCTTGGTGACTTTTAGAACACATGATGAGGAAAGGGCCCGGAGAGTCACCCGCGGTGCTCAGTTTCCATCAGCGGTGCCAGTGCTGCGGTTCCAGTAAGGGGTATAAATAACAGCAGGGGAGAAGCCAAACGGCCATCTACGTGCAGTGCAACGGCCAGGGGGGGGCAGGAGAACCCCCAGCACCACATACAGAGTGAACTTGCTCCTTATCCACCTGCCCTGGACACAGCCCAGGCTGTCCCCTGACATTTCTGCATCCCCCCCTCCCGGACAGCCAAGCATATTTTGGACTGCACACACCATCTCTGCACAGAAGGAAGCACAGGCTTTCCAGGTACCGGGGCGGAAAAAGTGCAAGCTAAACAGCAGTGAAGAGCTGACGGCTGTTGTATACATACACCGGCAGATAAACGTACATGTAACAGCCTGAGCACCTGGGAAGAAGCGTATTTTAGAGATTTCTCTGCCGCTACATGTTTATGAGGCCGCAACTCATCAGAAAATTTGAGACTGGGCGTATTTGGTGGGGAAAGGAATCACAATGATACACCGGGAGTCATAAGCTTTCAGATCGATCCCAGCACCCTAACAGCCCAGACAGGGAAAAAAGTTGGAAATCAGAAGCAGCATTGTAAGAAATAAGGGCTGGAACCTGTGAGCAGAAGGGATTGTGCCTGTCGGCAATATCCTTTGACTTCTAAGTGAGAGAGAACAGCAGTAGAGGAGGGCAGGGGAGACTAGGCATGAAGGGACTGTCGAGTGCAGTTTCTAGGATGCCATTCCGAGCAGGAATCCTCCAGCAAACCCTCCAGTCAGGATAACATTCTTCTTCAGAAAGATGATCACCTGAGCAGGGGAGAGAAGAGCCAACAGTGTTCAACAACAGCAGGCCACCCACGCACCCTCCCCATCAGAAGACATCCCTCAAGCTGTTCTCCAACGTGAGCGATGCTCAGAGAGAGGCCACTGCTCAGGTCTGGGAAAAGTGTTCTACCTAATAATATCCCCTCCCCGATCTCCCTGCTGCACGTAAAGCTCCTGAACTGGTCTGGTCCCAGTGCAGCCCAGATGCTCCAAGAGCTGCAGTCCAAGCCTACGTGCTCCAGGGCTCTCTCACAACCAGCACAGTCACTCTGACAGAAGGGGCCGCTGACTGCATCTGCCAGACCAGGGCACAGCAGAGTCCAGGGTAACGAGGCCACTCTGCTGCCAGATCTGCTCAGCTTTTCCTGTCAGACTGAAGAGACACTTCTCCGCACAACCCCAGCACGCTTTCTCCCAACCCCAAGGAATTTGCAGCAACACATGGCGAGCCGGTGTCATGTCCAGGAGCCACCCTGGTTGTCTCAAATACACATAGATAGCTTTGATGTCTCTCCAGTTTTGCTCTCATGCAATCATCCCCTCCTTGTATTTGCACAACCCAAGATCCTTAAGAGCCCAAGAGTCAATCCCACTTTCTCCTGTCCCTCCAGCTAAGCACCCACACACGCCCTGGGAGAGTTGTCTCACCTCATCCACTTTGCTTTTCACTTCTGGAGACATTTTGTTACCGCTGCTGTGAAatttcagctgctgcttggcTTTGTTCACGTCCCGTTCTACTAGCTTCCAGTCCACTTTGATGTATCCCGTGTGGTTTGCAATCTACAGTAGTGAGGGGTAGCAAGAAAGTTGCTGGAGTAAAGTCCCATGTGACCATGGCTAAACAGACCCCCTTGCCCACCCACCTTCCCTGACCACAGCCACCTCCCACACGCTGGTCCAGCTGGCTGAGAGGATGAGCACACTCGCTTAAAAATTGGCCAAAGGACCACCCCTGTAGCTGTATTAATTGTCCTGCAACATCTGTCCTCCGCAGTAATCCCCCAACAGCAGGGCACGCATTGCAGCTTAGCCTGTTTCAGCCTCTATTCTCTAACGTGAAGCTGGCATCACCTCCCCCTCGCAACTGCCACGTATGTTGTTGGGACTctctgcagctctcctgctgctgtgggtggacACAGCTATTAATAGCCTGTTCCTCTCTAAATATTTTATCTGGTCAGGATGATTCACCAGTGAAACTCTCCCTGCTCAGAGAACACTTTTGGGCTTTCGGCAGAACAAGCAGAGCCAGAAGAGCGGGGAGAACGAGTCACACACAGACAGCGCCTTGAGAAGCAAACAAGTAAGACTGCTGCCTCCTGCAGGATGCACAAGCTGAATGTTCACATCCGAGCAGCTCCCCTCAGTGCCAAGGTTCTTGGAAACCAGGAAAAATGGTTGAGGACAGAGGTGtatctctgtttctctcctcttccccaatACTTTACAGAGAGCCCCATCTGTGCCGGCCTGACTCCTCAGGTAGCCGGGTTGACAGGAAGCTTATCACAGACAGGGACAAATCATCCTTGGGCTGTTCCAGGACACATCCAGGGCTGTTCCTCCAGGAACACCATCTCCATAGGCACAGGACTAAGTACAGTAGCCTGTTCTGACCAGgcagtcctgcagcagcagcgtggTTTGCCACAGCCAAAGGCTGCCTCCTGCTTCACTCAGGTGCCCCTGCAGTAATAGCCCCCACGTGCCTTTGTGAGCAGACCCTCAGCTGCAGAGGGTCAGAGCAGACCAAAAAGGATTGCCAACCTTTTGGCAATCAAGTTTACACCCACAGACCCTGCTTTGCTGCCACATCTGTGTGCCCCGGGGAACACACACCCTTGGCATCCACAGCCACGCAGAGCTCCTGGCAGAGTGTGGAATTGGCTCCACCCGTCTCAACAGGTAACAATCACTCGACAGCCCTTCGTCGCCACCAGCACAGTTCTTGGAAAGCCTGACCCACTGTTCATACACACCTGAAGTAGGAAAAAGCCACCTCCCACTGCTGTCGCTGCCAGCTTCCCAACTTTCTGGAAGATGAATCCAGTACACCTACAAATCAACCAGGATCCAGTCAGGAGAATGAGACACCAAACACATACTCCTCAACAtgcttcccacagccaaggctgcctttggcAGTAATTACCCAAGACTCGCAGACAGCCCGACAAATGGCAGAAGAAACCCACATGCaaccagagagaaagagaaaggatctGCACCCAGCCAGAAGGGATGCTTTATAGCTTTTTACTTCTCCCTATCGCATTTCAGCCTTTTGCAGTTTTGATTCTTATCTCTTCAACATCAACCTCCCAAAAGAGTAATCGGAAGCATGTGATTTCATCAAAATcaacaagtgatttttttttatttttttttttttaaactggtacCATCTCTGAAGGGAAATAGGGAAATTTAGGCAGCACATCTGCTGCGGCTCCATGGTAGAGCACGGGGAGCAGGTCACAAGGCAGGATTCTTTGTTGCCCAAACAActtcttaattttcatttctcagaagagaaaatttctgaaccaggcaggcagcagtggTTTAAAGAAATACAAGTCTCCAAACTGGGTTACACCCTCTCAACATGAAAGACATCACTGCAGCCACCAGAACTCAAGAAAGCACCATCCCGTTGCTCAGTCATGCAGCAAAGGGCTAGTGTGTTGTCCCACCCAAACCAGACTTTCATGTCTTCACTTTGGGGTCAGACTTTACTTTGACCCCAGTTTCCTTGTCAACATTGCAAAACAACACAGCAACCTCCTCTTAACCCATTTCTGAATACATACACTTCATGAAGATACAAGAGAGAGGTGGCCAGCTCATATTTTTATCAGAAAATGAAGATCTTTCAGATGGTTACCCCTATACCAGATGAAGGAGACAGGCAGAGCAAGAAGCAAAGCAGTGGGATTACACCAAGTTTTCCACTCAAGCCATGCTGCCGTGGGAATGAAGCTGCAAAAAGAGCCACaagccaccagccccagcacttGCTACAAGCGACACGAAACCCCAGGAACCATGCCCACAGGTGCCATAAGCCACCTCCGCAGGAGGGTTTTGTGCAGATGCCCGAAGCACATCCGCCTCCTAGGAAGGAGATATCCTTGTTTTCCAAGAGGCTCATATTTGCCTGTCTTAAATTCAACACCACCACTTTACATCAGAAGTTAAAAGAGAATTCTCTCACCTCAAAAATTAAAGCCTGATGCCATTATCTTCACTAGGAGATAGCGTCAGTTCTCCGGCTCCCCTTTAGAGACAGCTTTTAAGACCtcccaccactgagaagagtgtgCCAGGGCACAGTGGACTGAGCACACTGGACACTTGCCCTCTCTGTGAGACTGCCAGATGACCACCCTGCACCTGTCAGCGTGTTCCCGAAAGCCTGGCTAGTCCCCACAGGCATCCTgcctgccaccagcagcagcggTAACCCAGCACAGCTTACCATCCTGTGACCCCTCCGATCAGCAGCTGCGTGGCCACGTTGTATTTCTCAGCGCTCGACCCCGAGCTGGGGGCGAAGACCTTGCGCCACCAGGGTCGGTTCTTGGTGTACTCCGCCAAGTCCAGCACGTTGAACGAGTCCTCCTTCATACCTGCAGGCACCTGGAGAGGCTCAGTACCGGGACTGATgtcccacagccccctgcccaAGGCCTCTCCAGGGACATGGGACACCCACCTAGTCACACAGCCCACGGGGCCTGGCACTTCCCCACGGGCCTTTGGGAACCCCCAGGCCCCACATCATTTTCCCCGAGGGCCTCCCCAGAACCCCTCAGACCCCGTCCTCGGGCCTCCCCGGGATCCCTCAGACCCCATCCTCGGGTCTCCCCAGGGCCTCTCAGACCCCATCCTCGGGTCTCCCTGGGACCTCTCAGACCCCATCCTCGGGTCTCCCTGGGACCTCTCAGACCCCGTCCTTGGGTCTCCCCGGGACACCTCAGACCCTGTTCTCGGGTCTCCCCACAGCCTCTCAGACCCCCTCCTCAGGTCTCCCCCGGACCCCTCAGACCCTTCCTCAGGTCTCCCCAGGGCCTCTCAGACCCCGTCCCCGGGACCCCTCACCCCCTCCGTGCTCTCGCAGGTCATGTCCCTGAGGAAAAGGCGCGGTCTGAGGAGCCGTGTCCCGGGAGCCGCCCCCAGAGCGTCCTGCGACCCTTCGGGCCCTCAGGCGGTGGCTAGGCCCCGCTACCGGCCGCCGCGCGTTGCCAATGGAAACGGCGCCGCGCAGGCCACGAGCCCCGCtctccggcggggcggggcgggggcgagCTGGGGGAGCCGGGGACCCGCCGGCAGCGGGGAGAGGAGTAGGGGGGGACCTGTCGCCGCCGCCATCCCGCCCGGCCCTGCCCACCTCCGCTCGGCACCGCCATCGCGCCGCTGGGCTCCGCTCGCCGCCGCTACCGGGCCGCCGCGAGCACGTGACCAGGCGGCGCAGGCGCGCGGGAGCAGGAaggggcgggcggcagcgcgcgcgGGGTGTCATGGCGGCAGCGCGCGCGGGGTGTCATGGCGGCTGCGGGCACgcgtggggccggggagggagggcgggcgagGGGGTCGAGCGGCGGCGTTGGGCCTTTGGGGGTTCATTAAAACAAACAGCGCCTGCCCGGGCGGCTCAGTCGCTCGGTGACATCCCCtcggtgggtggggtggggtggggggaaatggggaaggtaaaagggagaaaactcgtgggttgaggtaaaaacagtttaataggtacaTAAAAGCCGCGCACGCAAAgagaaataaggaattaattcactgctccCGTCCTCAGGCCTCCCCAGGGCCTCTCAGACCCTGTCCTCAGGTGATCGGCCATCTCCGGGAGAGCAGGGTGCCATCACGCCTAGCGGTGactttgggaagacaaacgccatcgttctgagtgtgtcccccccctttcctccttcttccccagttcTGTGTCCTGAACGTGACATCATACGGTcgggaatatccctttggtcccggctgtgtcccctcccagcttcctgagcacccccagccccggctggcggggtgatgtgaggagcaggagaggcCTTGGCTGCGTGAGCGCTGCTCAGCGAGAGCTGAAACGCCCCTGAATTATCAATgcttgttttcagcacaaatccacaGAAAACGAACTCTCTCCCAGCCAGGACCAGCGCCGCAGCTCAGCGCCACGCCACCTGAGCCAGGACTCCTTCTCCCGACTTGGGTGACACGGAGGAGCCGGGTGGgcgggtggtggggctgggggtctcggGCACGTTGGAAGCGGCGTGGAGGGTCTGCTGCTCTGCGTCCCTCACAcgcgcccctggctctgccctgaTGTGCCCCCGAGCCCCCTTTGGGGCAGCCATTATTGTCTGCCCCGAAACAGCCATCCCTTTGATTTCCGAGCCGTTACTCACTTGAACTCCTGCAGGACAAACCCACTCCCCACCTGGGCACGCCAGAAAACCTGAGACACAACAGGCAAAATAAGAGAGATTCTTCTGGAGAGGCTGTAAAGCCAGGGAGGAGCCGGGTTTGATGCTCTCGTGGGTTTAATGGAAACCAGGGTGTGAGTGGGAGCAGGAACGCCAGCGGCATGGACCGGGTGGGGGAACAGACAACGTTCTGGGAACCAACAGCAGCACTCGGCCGCAGTGGCCATGATGTCCCACTCACAAATGGCCCGgcgcctccttcccctccctcggGCAGTTGGGGACGTGtcgggagctgcagcagcaccgCACGTGTTTCCTGCGCTGCCCCGGTTAGGGGGGAACCGGCTGGCGCGGTGTGTGCACACCCAAACCACAGTGGGGGGACACCGCTTCCCATGGGACCGAGGCATGACATCTTACACTCTGTCGTGCCgtgggggccgggggctgctgcccacagctGGTTTGGGACTTGAGACCCGGCTGGCTGCGGTGCCCAGGGCTGggcaaggcacagctggagggaCACATGTGGAGATGTGCAGGAGGAGAGAATCTGGGTGTCCAGCCCAGTGCCCAGCCCTTGAGCTCCAGGGACCCTGTAGACAGGATGCTCCAAAGGACTTTTGCTCTCATAACCACCTGGAGAAGGAGACTGCACTCAACAAGGGTTTATTTACTCTCTGGCAACTGGAAAGCTCCTGCATTTGCTCTCCTGGGCAGCCAAAGCCCCAGGGCGTTGCTCAGGATCAGGGTTCTGTCCCCACCATGCTCCCAGAGAGTCCCAGTCGTCCCGTCCCCAGCAGATCAGAGGGCAGTTCCTGCGGGTGCAGCGTGGTCACCCTTTGGTGACCCAGTAATCAGATGTAGCTGTTAGCGAGACTGTCGGACAGATCCTACACCGACTACTGAGCAGCCAAGAGCACCATGTCTCTGCTGggtctccctctgcctcctccctgggcagggctggcagtgagcagagcagctttccctgGGAAAAGAAGATCCGGTGGCCGAGGAGGGGATGGCCAATGGGAGGGATGGCTGGGGGAAAGTGGGAGCCTGGCGGCAGTGTTTCATCTCAAAAGTCCCATCCGAACACCACTGTCAGGTGGCACTGGGGTCTCCTGCGTGTTGGGTGGGTGGTGGGCTTCCATCGCCACACGTGTCTGGTTTtgtctccctgccctgggcaaaggGCTGCCAGGCAGGGTTCCTCTTGTGCCACCTCCCCAGTGCCAGCTGTGGGGTCCCCCCTACACGTGGTCCCAGGGGCACCCTCTGGCCTGAGCATCTGCCCCATGGCCCCATCCTTCCTGGCGCACGTGCAGCATCGCCCGGGACAGGCACTCGGCTTCCTCCCACAGCGGGGAAGGAACTGGGCTGACAGGGGGGCTAGAAGGGCTGCAGGGGGCTCCTGTGCAGCAGGGTCAGGCCCAGCATGGAACAGAGGGTGGCACAGGGGCCAGCACCAGTACCTCAGCACCCTGCAGCCACTGACATTTCCAGCAGGATGCCTTCC
Proteins encoded:
- the FUNDC2 gene encoding FUN14 domain-containing protein 2 — translated: MAVPSGGMKEDSFNVLDLAEYTKNRPWWRKVFAPSSGSSAEKYNVATQLLIGGVTGWCTGFIFQKVGKLAATAVGGGFFLLQIANHTGYIKVDWKLVERDVNKAKQQLKFHSSGNKMSPEVKSKVDEVIIFLKKNVILTGGFAGGFLLGMAS